The Halostagnicola kamekurae sequence AGTCGCCGACGCTCAAGCTGATGGTCGACCGCGAGCGCGAGATCGAGGCGTTCGACCCCGAGTCCTACTGGGAACTGGTCGCCGATCTCTCGAAGACCGCCGGCGGCGACGGTGCCGAGGCCGACGGCGAGAGCGGCGAGGACCCGACCGCGCCCTTCGAGGCCCAGTACTTCTACCGCGACGAGGACGATAACGAAGCCGAACGAATCTGGGACGAAGCTACCGCCGAGAGCGTCTACGAGACGCTCTCGAGCGCGGACTCGGCGACGGTCGTCGACGTCAACGGCCGCACGCGGACGGACTCGCCGCCGACGCCCTTTAACACGACCCAGTTCATCCGCGCCGCGAGCGCCATCGGCTACTCCGCAAAGCGCGCGATGTCCATCGCCGAGGACCTCTACACCGCGGGCTACATCACCTACCCCCGAACGGACAACACGGTCTATCCCGACGACCTGGATCCCGAGGAACTGCTCGACGACTTCGTCGGCCACCCGACGCTCGGCGAGAGCGCAGAATCGCTGCTCGAGGCCGACGAGATCGTCCCGACGGAAGGCGACGAGGAGACGACCGATCACCCGCCGATCCACCCGACGGGAGAGATCCCAGCCCGCGGTGGCGACGTGAGCGACGACGAGTGGGAGGTCTTCGAACTCGTCGTGCGGCGCTTCTACGCGACCGTCGCGGATCCCGCGGAGTGGGAACACCTCAAGGTCGTCGCGGAGGTCGACGGGAAAGAGCGGCTCAAGGCCAACGGCAAACGGCTCGTCGAACCCGGCTACCACGCCGTCTATCCGTACTTCAACACCTCCGAGAACTTCGTGCCCGCCGTCGACGTGGGCGAGGAACTCGCGCTCGCCGACGCCGAACTCGAGGCCAAGGAGACCCAGCCCCCGCGGCGGTACGGCCAGTCGCGGCTCATCGAGACGATGGAGGACCTGGGCATCGGAACAAAGTCGACCCGTCACGAGACCATCGAGAAACTCTACGATCGCGGCTACATCGAGAGCGATCCGCCGCGGCCGACGCGACTCGCGATGGCCGTCGTCACCGCCGCCGAGGACTACGCCGACCGCGTCGTCAGCGAGGGGATGACCGCCCAACTCGAGGCCGACATGGACGCGATCGCGAACGGCGAGGCGACCCTCGAGGACGTGACCGACGAGTCCCGCGAGATGCTCGAGGACATCTTCGCGAATCTCGCCGACTCCCGTGAGGAGATCGGCGATCAACTACGCAAGTCGCTCAAGGACGACAAGCGCCTCGGGCCATGTCCGGAGTGCGGCGAGGACCTGCTCGTTCGGCGCTCGCGTCACGGCTCGTACTTCATCGGCTGCGACGGCTACCCCGACTGTGAGAACACGCTTCCGCTGCCCTCGACGGGCAAGCCCCTGATCCTCGAGGAAGAGTGCGAGGAACACGGGCTCAACGAGGTGAAGATGCTCGCGGGGCGACAGACGTTCGTTCACGGCTGTGCGCTCTGTAAGGCCGAGGAGGCTGGCGAGGGCCCCACCCTCGGAGAGTGCCCCGAGTGCGGCGACGAACACGGGGGAGAACTCGCCGTCAAGACGCTCCAGAGCGGCTCGAGGCTCGTCGGCTGTACCCGTTATCCCGACTGCGAGTACTCGCTGCCGCTTCCCCGCCGCGGCGAAATCGAGGTAACGGAGGAGCGATGCGAGGAACACGACCTGCCGGAACTGCTCGTCCACAACGGCGACGAGCCGTGGGAACTTGGCTGTCCGATCTGTAACTACCGGGAGTTCCAGGCGCGGGAGGCCGACAGCGGCTCGGATCTCGAAGCGCTCGAGGGAATCGGCGCGAAGACCGTCGAAAAGCTCGCGAACGCGGGCATCGAAGACGTCGCGGACCTCTCCGACGCGGATCCGGACGCCGTCGCCGAGAGCGTCGAGGGCGTGAGCGCGGATCGGATTCGGACGTGGCAGGCCAAGGCCT is a genomic window containing:
- a CDS encoding DNA topoisomerase I codes for the protein MELIITEKDNAARRIAEILSGGSMDSSRENGVNVYEWGGKRCVGLSGHVVGVDFPPEYSDWRDVEPAELIDASVEKTPTKENIVATLRILARKAERATIATDYDREGELIGKEAYEIVEEANDDIPIRRVRFSSITENEVKSAFDEPDELDFDLAAAGEARQIIDLIWGASLTRFLSLSSGQLGNDFISVGRVQSPTLKLMVDREREIEAFDPESYWELVADLSKTAGGDGAEADGESGEDPTAPFEAQYFYRDEDDNEAERIWDEATAESVYETLSSADSATVVDVNGRTRTDSPPTPFNTTQFIRAASAIGYSAKRAMSIAEDLYTAGYITYPRTDNTVYPDDLDPEELLDDFVGHPTLGESAESLLEADEIVPTEGDEETTDHPPIHPTGEIPARGGDVSDDEWEVFELVVRRFYATVADPAEWEHLKVVAEVDGKERLKANGKRLVEPGYHAVYPYFNTSENFVPAVDVGEELALADAELEAKETQPPRRYGQSRLIETMEDLGIGTKSTRHETIEKLYDRGYIESDPPRPTRLAMAVVTAAEDYADRVVSEGMTAQLEADMDAIANGEATLEDVTDESREMLEDIFANLADSREEIGDQLRKSLKDDKRLGPCPECGEDLLVRRSRHGSYFIGCDGYPDCENTLPLPSTGKPLILEEECEEHGLNEVKMLAGRQTFVHGCALCKAEEAGEGPTLGECPECGDEHGGELAVKTLQSGSRLVGCTRYPDCEYSLPLPRRGEIEVTEERCEEHDLPELLVHNGDEPWELGCPICNYREFQAREADSGSDLEALEGIGAKTVEKLANAGIEDVADLSDADPDAVAESVEGVSADRIRTWQAKA